One genomic window of Anguilla anguilla isolate fAngAng1 chromosome 13, fAngAng1.pri, whole genome shotgun sequence includes the following:
- the LOC118211202 gene encoding troponin C, slow skeletal and cardiac muscles, producing the protein MDDIYKAAVEQLTEEQKNEFRAAFDIFVQDAEDGCISTKELGKVMRMLGQNPTPEELQEMIDEVDEDGSGTVDFDEFLVMMVRCMKDDSKGKSEEELAELFRMFDKNADGYIDLEELKIMLEATGEAITEDDIEELMKDGDKNNDGKIDYDEFLEFMKGVE; encoded by the exons ATGGACGACATTTACAAAGCAGCG GTAGAGCAGctcacagaagaacagaaaaatg AGTTCCGGGCTGCTTTTGACATCTTCGTGCAGGATGCGGAGGACGGCTGCATCAGCACTAAGGAGCTGGGGAAGGTGATGAGGATGCTGGGACAGAACCCCACTccggaggagctgcaggagatgATTGACGAGGTGGATGAAGATG GCAGTGGCACGGTGGACTTTGACGAGTTCTTAGTCATGATGGTGAGGTGTATGAAGGACGACAGCAAAGGAAAATCTGAAGAAGAACTGGCAGAGCTCTTCAGAATGTTTGACAA GAATGCGGATGGCTACATTGACCTCGAAGAGCTGAAGATAATGCTGGAAGCCACTGGAGAAGCCATCACTGAGGATGACATAGAGGAGCTGATGAAGGACGGAGACAAAAACAACGATGGAAAGATTGATTATGATG AGTTCTTGGAGTTCATGAAGGGAGTAGAATAA